A stretch of DNA from Sugiyamaella lignohabitans strain CBS 10342 chromosome B, complete sequence:
AGGTGACATCTTCTTACCGGGGTCTTTACTGGggtggggtgctgcctccggcggctggggctccgccccagaccctggttgctcctctcgcttcgctcgagtcgtttcgtcggggTCCCCAGttatctcctgcgaagcaggagctacgaggtctggggcagcgccccagtcgccggaggcagcagtCTCCTCAAAAATTCTCTGACAGATTTTGACGCAAATCAGGGTCTCTGTGCTGAGAGTGGTTGCCAGTGGTTTTGTGTCGAGTTCTCAGATTTATAATTATAACTGGTTTTAAAAGACCTaagtttcttttcctttacttgaaatattttattcttcttgCTAGTATGTCCTGTCGAAACTTGGGAAGCTCTGCTCTGGCTCATCTCATATGTCATGCTCGCATCCAGAGAGTCCTCTGCAAGAAGCAGACGGTGGTGGTCAGTAGTATTGTCTCTTCAGTGAGATGATacaatattatttagaaGCATTCAACTGCTGTATAACCAACAGAAGGACTGCGAGTTACATTTCTACTTTTTCATGGCACATTCTCTTCATCTCGAGTGAACAGTCTACTGTGCTTGACTACACCGTCTTATGGCACATAGAACCGTGGCACCTCCTCTTGAGAGAGTATAATCGGCAATATTTCACCATTAGGCCACAATTGAGACGTGTGATGCTGTCTACAGTATTAATATTCTCACCATTAATTGAATTATCAAGGGGTCAGATCAGATATTATTTGACGACATAGTGGGAGCGTGCAGGTCCAGCTGGAAagttataaataaaaaaataaacaggTGTtcaattaaataaataacgaCCCATACAATAGCAATTGGAGCCATACTGAAAATACCAAGCAATCAGAACATTAGACATTAACAGAATATCAATTATTCCAACCAACTCAGTagccaaaaacaaacttaGCTAGACCTGATGAGGTTCAAAGAAGACTGCATTAGAAATGGATTCGAGTTTTAGTTTCTGGGTTGTTGGCTCTATTTCTCTCTGATGCATCTTAAATTGCTTCTAGATGTTTTTCATTCAAGTATGAAAATAACCTTCTCAATTACAGCAATTACTTcatataatttattttatattggAGAAGGACGAACAGCCACTGTGATTAGTGAGCTCTGAAAGGACATGACTGAGAccccgacgaaacgactcgagcgcagcgagaggagcaaccagggtctggggcggagccccagccgccggaggcaaacccccTCGCCCCAAATCtgacagaaacaaaagttTACTGATTAAAATCGATTGGATTCCGGAGCTGACCCTGTCATCTGATGTTATTTCGAGGGTACGGGTTTACTACCGAGTGCAACCTATTCAGGGGGCGACTTGCATGTTTAATAAACGTCGATAATTGCCCCAAATTTAGGACCAGATGGCGGATGTCGAGTGAGTGATCTGGACTGCTAGACTGTATAGtaaagtaaacaaacacaGTGGTTCGTGCTTGGTGCCTCTTTCCTcgtttgttcttgttgctTAATTCACAATGAAACTTGGAGATTGGTCTGATGAAAACGAGAAGGTAAGTCCTGACCGACGACGATGCTATGTGGCAATGGTGCTAACGACGGATTTTAGATCATCTGTGGACCTTATTCATATCTGAAAAAGGTCCCTGGAAAGGACATTCGTCCTAGAATGATAGCTGCGTTTAACTCAGTTCTGAAAGTTCCGGCAGACAAACTGGAAATCATCTCGAAAGTGATTGAAATGCTTCACACCGCATCGCTGTTGATCGACGATGTCGAGGACAATGCCACGCTCCGGCGAGGTCTGCCAGTGGCACACTCGATTTTCGGGACCGCTCAAACAATCAACTCGGCCAATTACATTATGTTTGTGGCTCTCCAGGAGGTGTACAAACTGGACTCAGATCAAAGTATCAAGATCTATGTCGGTAAGTGCTGATCTGGTCACTTGAACCAAACCATCTCTTTAATGGTTCTGGATCCTGTCTGCAATCTATCAGATGTCGCAGATACTAACACCGTTCAGAGGAGATGAAGAACCTCCATCGTGGCCAGGGTCTCGACCTCTTCTGGCGAGAGACTTACAAGTGTCCTACTGAGGAGGAGTACATTCAGATGGTCATGAACAGTACGTATGGAGGCACACCACCCACCCCACGAGCCCAAAAAACTAACAGAGTCCACCAGAAACCGGCGGGCTGTACCGTCTGGCCGTCAGACTGATGCAGTCAGTGAGCCCTGTTGATATGTAAGTGCATTGCAATCCAGTTGACAAATGTCCAGTTCTAACATGGTAACAGTGATCTCGTGCCGCTCGCAAACCTTATGGGCGTGCTGTACCAGGTCCAGGACGACTTTCTCAACCTGCAGTCCGACAGCTACTCCAAAAACAAGGGCTTCTGTGAAGATATCACCGAGGGCAAGTTCTCGTTTCCTATCCTCCACAGCATTCGTGCTGACACCTCCAACAAAGAAATAATCAGTATGTCCTCCTCTCTCtatcctcctcctcctcctcttgTCTCTCTCTGACCACAGGATACTAACAACTGACCAGACATTCTCAAACAACGCACCACCGACGTGTCGCTGAAAGAATACGCTGTCGCGTACATGCGAGACACCACCAAAAGCTTCGACTACGCCCGAAAAGTCGTCTTCGACTACAAACGCATGAGCTGCGACATGATCCAGACCCTCAGCTCCAGCTGCGACACCACCCAGCTCGACGCCATCGTCGACAAACTGGTCATGGTCTAACTCCACCgtctttatttattacctACCCTTCTCTGGGTTCTATATCACGGTCCTGATTCCGTGTAATGATTACTGAAACAACTCTGGTGACCGTgcttccggcggctggggctctgccccagaccccgtggctcctctcgcttcgctcgagtcggccgTCGACGGTCTCAGCAGCTTCGCGAAGCGaagcacaacgggtccgggcagagcccggccgccggaggcaggacaGGATGGGTTTATGGGGAAACAGACAACCTAAGTtgtcttctttttattataCTCTTCGTCGAATTTGATGTCTTTGGCGCGGAGGTAGTCGCGGAGACAGCTGGATCCGTGCCAGTCGAAGGTCTTTTCGGGCATACAGGCACAGCTGAGTCCCTTTTGGCTCTGGTCGGCCGGACAGTGGTAGAAAGGTGGGTGTCGGTATCCGATATCATCGAAATAGTGGATATCATCTTTGTCAAGGAAGAGCGAGGCAGCGATAGAGTGGACGGGCGCATCGCCCCATCGCTCATAGAAGAACCCACCGGCCTTGTCGAGGTGCTCAAAGTACTTAGAGTAGGTCTCGCCACGCCAGAATTCCATGTCGGCGATCTCGAAATTGCTCCAGAAGTGACACAGACTGTACGTGTCGAGGTTGTTGAACGACACAAACTTCTCAAGTCGGTTCTCGTGAAGAGCTTCGGGGTACTGGCTGAGGAAATCTTTGGTGGTCTTCCACAGGGTCTTGATGGTGGCCTCGAACTCGGTGATGGAAATGGTCCAGCCATACTTCTTGTCGTTGTCCTTCATGAACTTGAACACGTCGTAGTTGATATCACAGTATAAGTTAGTCTCGGGCTCGACACGCCAGTAGTATCGGTACTGTTGCATCAGTGGGTGgtggaagaagaatccgCTCTCAAATCGACACATGTGTCTGTACTGCTCGTTATCTCCGTAGATGATATCATCAGCCTTCATCTGCTTTCTTGTCTCGGCGGCCTTTTTCTGGTCAATCCAGTCAGGATAACTCCAGTGACTCTCATTAATAAGACCGTACTTGGCTTCTCCGGTAATAAGACGGCTGGTAAGAATCTTGAACTCGTCAGAGAACTccttgttgttgaggaaTACCCAGTCGTAGTGGTATCTCGAGTTGAATCTGTCTTGAATAGATCGGATACTGGGCAACAGGTGCTCGAGATCCTCGTTTCGCGCCAAAGTGACAAAAGTAGCATTGGCTCGCTTGTATTTTTGTAGTTTGGAGTTCAATTCAGGCGTCATACCTGGTACATAGGGATCTTGTTCATACGATTCACCTTCTTCAGTTGtagtttcttcttcaactggcGTCGTTGTGAATCGTTTAAACGTGTCGGAATCAGTGTTTCGTACTGCAAACACAAACAGGAATGTGAATACCGCACCCAGGGCGATAAATAGTC
This window harbors:
- the KTR1 gene encoding alpha-1,2-mannosyltransferase KTR1 (Alpha-1,2-mannosyltransferase; involved in O- and N-linked protein glycosylation; type II membrane protein; member of the KRE2/MNT1 mannosyltransferase family; relocalizes from vacuole to cytoplasm upon DNA replication stress; GO_component: GO:0005794 - Golgi apparatus [Evidence IEA]; GO_component: GO:0005794 - Golgi apparatus [Evidence IDA] [PMID 8631921]; GO_component: GO:0000139 - Golgi membrane [Evidence IEA]; GO_component: GO:0000329 - fungal-type vacuole membrane [Evidence IDA] [PMID 22842922]; GO_component: GO:0016021 - integral component of membrane [Evidence IEA]; GO_component: GO:0016020 - membrane [Evidence IEA,IEA]; GO_function: GO:0000026 - alpha-1,2-mannosyltransferase activity [Evidence IDA] [PMID 9020857]; GO_function: GO:0000026 - alpha-1,2-mannosyltransferase activity [Evidence IMP] [PMID 9182588]; GO_function: GO:0000030 - mannosyltransferase activity [Evidence IEA]; GO_function: GO:0016740 - transferase activity [Evidence IEA]; GO_function: GO:0016757 - transferase activity, transferring glycosyl groups [Evidence IEA]; GO_process: GO:0097502 - mannosylation [Evidence IEA]; GO_process: GO:0006487 - protein N-linked glycosylation [Evidence IGI] [PMID 9182588]; GO_process: GO:0006493 - protein O-linked glycosylation [Evidence IGI] [PMID 9182588]; GO_process: GO:0006486 - protein glycosylation [Evidence IEA,IEA]); the protein is MRSARLFIALGAVFTFLFVFAVRNTDSDTFKRFTTTPVEEETTTEEGESYEQDPYVPGMTPELNSKLQKYKRANATFVTLARNEDLEHLLPSIRSIQDRFNSRYHYDWVFLNNKEFSDEFKILTSRLITGEAKYGLINESHWSYPDWIDQKKAAETRKQMKADDIIYGDNEQYRHMCRFESGFFFHHPLMQQYRYYWRVEPETNLYCDINYDVFKFMKDNDKKYGWTISITEFEATIKTLWKTTKDFLSQYPEALHENRLEKFVSFNNLDTYSLCHFWSNFEIADMEFWRGETYSKYFEHLDKAGGFFYERWGDAPVHSIAASLFLDKDDIHYFDDIGYRHPPFYHCPADQSQKGLSCACMPEKTFDWHGSSCLRDYLRAKDIKFDEEYNKKKTT